A DNA window from Phoenix dactylifera cultivar Barhee BC4 chromosome 13, palm_55x_up_171113_PBpolish2nd_filt_p, whole genome shotgun sequence contains the following coding sequences:
- the LOC103722532 gene encoding laccase-7-like, with protein MAQCVPILVFVVAFLRFMADAAVVEHTFRVGNLTVRRLCENRVITAVNGRLPGPTIEVHEGDTLVVHLINDSPYNLTIHWHGIFQLLSGWADGPSMITQCPIQPRNCYAYRFNITGQEGTLWWHAHSSVLRATVYGALIIRPRNGTEAFPFSKPDKEVPILLGEWWNDDIVDMDSQAFLTGGAPGDSDAYTINGKPGDLYRCSSNQMYKLEVEQGKSYLLRIINAALSKELFFKVAGHSFTVVAVDASYTKPYETDVVVIAPGQTADALMVADAPPAASYYMAALPYISTAPSPPPRPSFDNTTTRGIVRYEPAMPSAASSRPVMPAMPSFFDNDVAHRFFTSLTGLLRPGDPTVPLHVDEHMVVTFGLGVAACEASQLLCNRSRGATAASMNNVSFQFPTKKSLLEAHFRGEKGIYTSDFPDTPPVFFDFTNPAVNVNPALQSLWFTTKGTKVKKVKYNAAVEMVLQNTAILGIENHPLHLHGFNFFVLAQGFGNYNATSAVKSYNLADPPARNTIAVPTGGWAVIRFTANNPGVWIMHCHLDAHLSSGLAMAFEVENGSTPETTLPPPPPDYPRC; from the exons ATGGCACAGTGCGTGCCAATTCTAGTGTTTGTTGTAGCTTTCCTCAGATTCATGGCTGACGCAGCTGTTGTTGAGCATACGTTCCGT GTGGGAAACCTCACGGTAAGGCGGCTGTGCGAAAACAGGGTGATCACCGCTGTGAATGGCCGTTTACCGGGGCCGACCATAGAGGTCCACGAGGGTGATACCTTGGTGGTTCATCTCATCAATGACTCACCCTACAACTTAACAATTCACTG GCATGGAATATTTCAGCTACTGTCCGGTTGGGCCGATGGGCCGAGCATGATAACCCAATGCCCAATACAACCTAGGAACTGCTATGCCTACAGATTCAACATCACCGGCCAAGAGGGTACGCTGTGGTGGCATGCCCACAGCTCCGTCCTCCGAGCTACAGTCTATGGCGCTCTCATCATCCGACCCAGAAACGGCACCGAGGCCTTCCCCTTCTCCAAACCTGACAAGGAAGTCCCCATTCTTCTAG GCGAGTGGTGGAACGATGACATCGTCGACATGGATAGCCAGGCCTTTCTAACGGGTGGCGCCCCCGGTGATTCGGACGCATATACCATCAATGGAAAACCTGGCGACCTCTACCGCTGTTCTAGCAACC AGATGTACAAGCTGGAAGTGGAGCAGGGGAAGAGCTACTTGCTCCGCATCATCAATGCGGCTCTGAGTAAGGAGCTCTTCTTCAAGGTTGCCGGGCACTCCTTCACCGTGGTAGCAGTGGATGCCAGCTACACCAAACCGTACGAAACGGATGTCGTTGTCATCGCCCCAGGCCAGACGGCCGACGCCCTCATGGTCGCCGATGCCCCTCCTGCAGCCAGCTACTACATGGCTGCCCTCCCCTACATCAGCACAGCTCCCTCACCTCCCCCACGGCCATCCTTCGACAACACAACCACCCGAGGCATCGTCCGGTACGAGCCCGCCATGCCATCGGCCGCCAGCTCGCGACCTGTGATGCCAGCGATGCCCTCCTTCTTCGATAATGATGTCGCCCACCGCTTCTTCACCAGCTTAACCGGTCTCCTAAGGCCGGGAGACCCCACCGTCCCTCTCCATGTGGACGAGCACATGGTGGTCACCTTCGGGTTGGGCGTCGCTGCTTGCGAAGCGAGCCAACTGTTGTGCAATCGGAGCCGAGGAGCGACCGCTGCCAGCATGAACAACGTGTCCTTCCAGTTTCCAACCAAGAAGTCGCTGTTGGAGGCCCATTTTCGGGGTGAGAAGGGGATCTACACATCGGACTTCCCTGACACTCCACCGGTATTCTTCGATTTCACAAACCCTGCCGTGAATGTAAATCCGGCCCTGCAGTCCTTGTGGTTCACGACCAAAGGCACCAAGGTGAAGAAGGTGAAGTACAACGCGGCGGTGGAGATGGTGCTGCAGAACACGGCGATACTCGGGATCGAGAACCATCCGCTGCACCTCCATGGCTTCAACTTCTTTGTGCTGGCACAAGGGTTTGGCAACTACAACGCGACCAGCGCAGTGAAGAGCTACAACCTGGCGGACCCGCCGGCGAGGAACACCATCGCCGTGCCCACCGGCGGATGGGCGGTCATCCGATTCACTGCCAACAATCCAG GTGTATGGATCATGCACTGCCACCTGGACGCTCACCTGTCCTCGGGGTTGGCGATGGCGTTCGAGGTGGAGAACGGATCCACCCCGGAAACGACCCTCCCCCCTCCACCTCCGGACTATCCCCGTTGTTAG
- the LOC103722531 gene encoding fructose-1,6-bisphosphatase, chloroplastic, protein MAVATISAASQLLLSGGSSTRSFSRLSPFHLNLPGHQRTIFSAKQGPQRHGWAGIECAAVDTTATEVETKKKSSFELQTLTTWLLKQEQVGNIDSELTIVLSSISMACKQIASLVQRANISNLTGVQGAVNVQGEDQKKLDVVSNEVFSNCLRSSGRTGIIASEEEDVPVAVEESYSGNYIVVFDPLDGSSNIDAGVSTGSIFGIYSPNDECLADAGDGSTLGQGEQKCVVSVCQPGSNLLAAGYCMYSSSIIFVLTVGKGAYVFTLDPMYGEFVLTQEEVKIPRAGKIYAFNEGNYLLWDDKLRRYMDSLKDPGPTGKPYSARYIGSLVGDFHRTMLYGGIYGYPRDKKSKNGKLRLLYECAPMSFLVEQAGGKGSDGHQRILDIEPQEIHQRVPLFIGSVEEVEKLEKFLA, encoded by the exons ATGGCTGTAGCCACAATCTCTGCTGCGTCCCAGCTACTCCTCTCCGGAGGATCATCAACCCGCTCCTTCTCGCGTCTCTCACCCTTCCATCTGAACCTCCCCGGCCACCAGAGGACCATTTTTTCTGCCAAGCAAGGACCGCAGCGGCATGGCTGGGCGGGCATCGAGTGCGCCGCAGTGGACACCACGGCGACGGAGGTGGAGaccaagaagaagagcagcttcGAGCTCCAAACGCTAACCACCTGGCTACTGAAGCAAGAGCAGGTCGGCAACATCGACTCCGAGTTGACCATCGTCCTCTCCAGCATCTCCATGGCCTGCAAGCAGATCGCCTCCCTGGTACAGAGGGCCAATATCTCCAACCTTACCGGAGTCCAGGGCGCCGTCAACGTCCAGGGAGAAGACCAGAAGAAGCTGGACGTGGTCTCCAATGAG GTGTTCTCGAATTGCCTGAGGTCCAGCGGACGGACGGGCATCATCGCATCAGAGGAGGAGGACGTGCCGGTCGCCGTCGAAGAGAGCTACTCCGGGAACTACATCGTCGTCTTCGACCCTCTGGATGGATCCTCCAACATCGACGCCGGCGTCTCCACGGGCTCCATCTTCGGAATCTACAGCCCCAACGACGAGTGCCTCGCCGACGCGGGGGACGGCTCCACC CTAGGTCAAGGGGAGCAGAAGTGCGTGGTGAGCGTGTGCCAGCCCGGGAGCAACCTCTTGGCCGCGGGCTACTGCATGTACTCGAGCTCGATCATATTCGTTTTGACGGTGGGGAAAGGGGCGTATGTGTTCACGCTGGACCCCATGTACGGGGAGTTCGTGCTGACCCAGGAGGAGGTGAAGATACCGCGGGCGGGCAAGATCTACGCCTTCAACGAGGGCAACTACCTGCTGTGGGACGACAAGCTGCGGCGGTACATGGACAGCCTCAAGGACCCCGGACCCACCGGCAAGCCCTACTCCGCGCGATACATCGGGAGCCTGGTGGGCGACTTCCACCGCACGATGCTTTACGGCGGGATCTACGGCTACCCGCGGGATAAGAAGAGCAAGAACGGCAAGCTGAGGCTTCTCTACGAGTGCGCTCCCATGAGCTTTCTCGTGGAACAGGCCGGTGGGAAGGGATCCGACGGCCACCAGAGGATTCTCGACATCGAACCCCAAGAG ATTCATCAGAGAGTTCCACTATTCATTGGAAGCGTGGAAGAAGTGGAGAAGCTGGAGAAGTTCTTGGCATGA